The Coffea arabica cultivar ET-39 chromosome 3c, Coffea Arabica ET-39 HiFi, whole genome shotgun sequence genome contains a region encoding:
- the LOC113736062 gene encoding ATP synthase subunit d, mitochondrial-like, with translation MSGVAKKIADVTFKAGKTIDWEGMAKFVVSDEARKEFANLRRTFDEVNSQLQTKFSQEPEPIDWEFYRKGIGSKLVDMYKEAYESVGIPKYVDTVTPEYKPKFDALLVELKEAEQQSPKKSERLEKELVEFQELKKKLSTMTADEYYEKHPELRKKFDDEIRNDYWGY, from the coding sequence ATGAGCGGAGTGGCGAAGAAGATAGCCGATGTGACTTTCAAGGCCGGGAAGACCATCGATTGGGAAGGCATGGCGAAGTTCGTCGTCTCAGATGAGGCTCGCAAGGAGTTCGCCAATCTCCGCCGTACTTTTGATGAAGTCAATTCCCAGTTGCAAACTAAATTCAGCCAGGAACCAGAGCCCATAGACTGGGAATTTTATAGAAAGGGGATTGGATCTAAATTGGTTGATATGTACAAAGAGGCATATGAGAGCGTTGGGATTCCAAAATACGTTGATACAGTTACACCGGAGTACAAGCCAAAATTTGATGCTTTGTTGGTAGAGCTCAAAGAAGCTGAGCAACAATCACCCAAAAAGTCTGAAAGACTGGAGAAGGAACTTGTTGAATTTCAAGAGCTGAAGAAGAAACTCAGTACCATGACAGCAGACGAGTACTATGAGAAGCACCCAGAACTCAGGAAGAAGTTTGATGATGAAATCCGCAACGACTACTGGGGATACTAG